The segment GAGGAATATTTGACGGAATGACAAAGGTCTAGTTTTGAAATTCCcttgtttaattcttttattgaATAGATCCTTTTTCAATAAAAGATTTGTCTTTGACTCTGACTTTGAGATGATATTTTACACTGAACTTTCGTCTCGTTTGCAGTCCTTCCATCCAGGATGCTTTCAATTTTCAATATGTACAGAAATCAATTAAGGATTATCTCAAGGGTGGCTTATTACCACTGCCAATTCTAACTAATTTTTGTGCACCACAGATGAATTATTTTGACCCTATCTTCCATAAcagattatatttattgttgtaccGGGTTATTtccaacttttatttttcaatgatcAATCCACGAGGGAGTTTCAGCTGTAAAACTTCCAACCAATCACATCCTCCCTTCCGGTAATATGGATTACGTGATGGCAACGTACGTGAATTATAGTACGAATTACTCCTTCGGACGAGGTCACAATACCTACACTAGACAATGTGCAGACATTTTGTGAACATCCTCATCCACTTGTGGGACAAAACGTTAATAGCGTTTCCACGAAAAATATTCTAGGTTTCTAatccttttaaatttactatgatGACCTAATTTCgattaactaaaatttataaattgggAACTTCTTGTTACTACCAGAATTTActcagtataatataattaatactgtttttaatgtatttataacttaatttctCCCGGTTGCTGCTGGATATCAATCAGTCACTTTTTAAGCAAAGACATAGTTCAACTGTCTACTCATAGACTGTTAGAGAATCATAGACTGTTAGAGGATCATAAACTGTTAGAGAATCATAGACTGTTAGATAAACATAGACTGTTAGAGATTCATAGCCTGTTAGAGGATCATAGACTGTTATAGAATCATAGACTGTTAGAGGATCATAGATTGTTAGAGAACCATAGGCTGTTAGAGAATCATAGACTGTTAGAGAATCATAGATTGTTAGAGAACCATAGGCTGTTAGAGAATCATAGACTGTTAGAGGATCATAGACTGTTAGAGAACCATAGGCTGTTAGAGAATCATAGACTGTTAGAGAATCATAGACTGTTAGAGAACCATAGGCTGTTAGAGGATCATAGACTGTTAGAGAACCATAGGCTGTTAGAGAATCATAGACTGTTAGAGAATCATAGATCGTTATAGAATCATAGGCTGTTAGAGGATCATAGACTGTTAGAGAATCATAGACTGTTATAGAATCATAGACCGTTAGAGGATCATAGACTGTTAGAGAACCATAGACTGTTAGAGAATCATAGACTGTTATAGAATCATAGACCGTTAGAGGATCATAGACTGTTAGAGAACCATAGGCTGTTAGAGAATCATTGAATGTTAGAGAATCATAGACTGTTATAGAATCATAGACTGTTAGAGGATCATAGACTGTTAGAGGATCATAGCCTGTTATAGAATCATAGACTGTTAGAGAACCATAGGCTGTTAGAGAATCACTGAATGTTAGAGAATCATAGACTGTTATAGAATCATAGACTGTTAGAGGATCATAGACTGTTAGAGAACCATAGGCTGTTAGAGAATCATAGACTGTTAGAGAATCATAGACTGTTAGAGAATCATAGATTGTTATAGAATCATAGGCTGTTAGAGGATCATAGACTGTTATAGAATCATAGACCGTTAGAGGATCATAGACTGTTAGAAAATCAAAGACTGTTAGAGAACCATAGGCTGTTAGAGAATCATAGACTGTTAGAGAATCATAGACTGTTAGAGAACCATAGGCTGTTAGAGAATCATAGACTGTTAGAGAATCATAGACTGTTATAGAATCATAGACTGTTAGAGGATCATAGACTGTTAGAGAACCATGGGCTGTTAGAGAATCATAGACTGTTATAGAATCATAGACTGTTAGAGAAACATAGACTGTTATAGAATCATAGACTGTTAGAGGATCATAGACTGTTAGAGAATCATAGATTGTTATAGAATCATAGGCTGTTAGAGGATCATAGACTGTTAGAGAATCATAGACTGTTATAGAATCATAGACCGTTAGAGAATCATAGACTGTTAGAGAATCATAGACTGTTAGAGAATCATAGATTGTTATAGAATCATAGGCTGTTAGAGGATCATAGACTGTTATAGAATCATAGACCGTTAGAGGATCATAGACTGTTAGAGAATCATAGACTGTTAGAGAACCATAGGCTGTTAGAGAATCATAGACTGTTATAGAATCATAGACCGTTAGAGGATCATAGACTGTTAGAGAACCATAGACTGTTAGAGAATCATAGACTGTTATAGAATCATAGACCGTTAGAGGATCATAGACTGTTAGAGAACCATAGGCTGTTAGAGAATCATTGAATGTTAGAGAATCATAGACTGTTATAGAATCATAGACTGTTAGAGGATCATAGACTGTTAGAGGATCATAGCCTGTTATAGAATCATAGACTGTTAGAGAACCATAGGCTGTTAGAGAATCACTGAATGTTAGAGAATCATAGACTGTTATAGAATCATAGACTGTTAGAGGATCATAGACTGTTAGAGAACCATAGGCTGTTAGAGAATCATAGACTGTTAGAGAATCATAGACTGTTAGAGAATCATAGATTGTTATAGAATCATAGGCTGTTAGAGGATCATAGACTGTTA is part of the Homalodisca vitripennis isolate AUS2020 chromosome 8, UT_GWSS_2.1, whole genome shotgun sequence genome and harbors:
- the LOC124367180 gene encoding uncharacterized protein LOC124367180, with translation MIPLTVYDSITVYDPLTAYDSITIYDSLTVYDSLTVYDSLTVYDSITVYDSLTVYDPLTAYDSITIYDSLTVYDPLTAYDSITVYDSLTVYDSITVYDSLTAYGSLTVYDPLTVYDSITVYDSLTVYDSLTAYGSLTVYDSLTVYDPLTVYDSITVYDPLTAYDSITIYDSLTVYDSLTVYDSLTVYDSITVYDSLTVYDPLTAYDSITIYDSLTVYDPLTVYDSITVYVSLTVYDSITVYDSLTAHGSLTVYDPLTVYDSITVYDSLTVYDSLTAYGSLTVYDSLTVYDSLTAYGSLTVFDFLTVYDPLTVYDSITVYDPLTAYDSITIYDSLTVYDSLTVYDSLTAYGSLTVYDPLTVYDSITVYDSLTFSDSLTAYGSLTVYDSITGYDPLTVYDPLTVYDSITVYDSLTFNDSLTAYGSLTVYDPLTVYDSITVYDSLTVYGSLTVYDPLTVYDSITVYDSLTAYGSLTVYDSLTVYDPLTVYDSITVYDPLTAYDSITIYDSLTVYDSLTVYDSLTVYDSITVYDSLTVYDPLTAYDSITIYDSLTVYDPLTVYDSITVYVSLTVYDSITVYDSLTAHGSLTVYDPLTVYDSITVYDSLTVYDSLTAYGSLTVYDSLTVYDSLTAYGSLTVFDFLTVYDPLTVYDSITVYDPLTAYDSITIYDSLTVYDSLTVYDSLTAYGSLTVYDPLTVYDSITVYDSLTFSDSLTAYGSLTVYDSITGYDPLTVYDPLTVYDSITVYDSLTFNDSLTAYGSLTVYDPLTVYDSITVYDSLTVYGSLTVYDPLTVYDSITVYDSLTVYDPLTAYDSITIYDSLTVYDSLTAYGSLTVYDPLTAYGSLTVYDSLTVYDSLTAYGSLTVYDPLTVYDSLTAYGSLTIYDSLTVYDSLTAYGSLTIYDPLTVYDSITVYDPLTGYESLTVYVYLTVYDSLTVYDPLTVYDSLTVYE